CCTCACCGAGGGTTTCAAGGTCTACACGGGCCACCTGCGCCTGGGCCAGACCACCGACACCTTCGACGCCGAGGGCCGCGTCACGGCCGAGGCTCCCTGGGAGCACGTCTCCCCCGAGGCCGCCCGGGACGCCGTGCGGGCCTGGATGGAAAAGACCACCCAGGAGATTCCGCCCTACTCCGCCGTGAAGGTGGACGGCCAGCGCCTCTACAAGCTGGCCCGGGAGGGGCGGGATGTGCCGGAGGTGATCAAGCCGGTGCGAGTTTTCGACGCGGAAACGCTCCATGTGGAGCTTCCGCTGATCCATTTCCGGGTGAAAGTGAGTCCCGGCGCCTACGTACGCTCCCTGGTCCACAGCCTGGGGACGCGACTGGGTTGCGGGGCTCACCTGACCGAACTCACCCGGGAAACCAGCCATCCCTTCGGGCTCTCCGAGGCCGTCTCCCTGGACGACCTCGTGGACAACCCGGACCGGCTGGCCGAACGGCTGATCCCCCTGGAGAAGGCCCTGCCCCACTGGCCCCGCCTGGCGCTTTCCGAAGCCCAGGCCCGGGCGGTGCGAGACGGCAAGCGCCTGCCCCTGGAGGATCTGCCCGGACCGGAGACGCGGGCGGTGCTCGTGACCCCGGACGGCCTGCCGGTGGCCCTGGCCGAACCCCAGGACCTGGATGGCGCGAGGCGCTGGGCCATACTGCGCGGGCTCAACCCCGCATGAGGCCCACGGCAATCGTGCCCCCCCAACGAGACAAACGGAGGATACCGCTGTGGTCATGAACGCTGACGACAAGCTCAAGGTGATCGAGGAGTACAAGACCCACGAGGGAGACACCGGCTCCCCCGAGGTGCAGGTGGCCCTGCTGACCAGCCGCATCACGTACCTGACCGACCATTTCAAAGCCCACGCCAAGGACTACCACTCCCGCACGGGCCTGCTGAAGCTGGTGGGCCAGCGCCGCAAGCTGCTCAATTACCTGAAGAACAAGGACGTCAACCGCTACCGCACGCTCATCGCGCGCCTGGGCATCCGCAAATAGCGCTGCTCCCCGGCCGGCCCGGACCTCCCGGGCCGGCCGGATTCCTCCATCCCCCACGGGCCGCGCGGTCCGCCTAGGGGTCCCGGAGGGCGTAACCCCCTGCCTGCCGAGGCTTCCAGCGAGAAGCAGCGGCAACCGACTGATGCAGGCCGACCCCGAACGTCGTTCGCGCGCCAGGGCCCGGGAGCCCCGGTTCCCGGCCCCCGGCGCGCACATCACGTTCCGGGAAGGCCCCCCCGAAACCATCTACAACTACGAGGTCATTCTATGGGTCTTCTCGACAAAGCCATCAGGCTCGAACGCACCGTGGGCTCCAACGCCATCATGATGGAAACCGGCCGCATGGCCAACCAGGCCGACGGCTCCGTGTGGGTGCAGTGCGGCGGCACCGTGGTGCTCGTCACCGTGTGTTCCCAGTCCCTGGAGTTCGACAAGGGCTTCTTCCCGCTCACCGTCGAATACCAGGAAAAGCTCTACGCCGCGGGCCGCATCCCCGGCTCCTACTTCCGCCGCGAAGTGGGCCGCCCCTCCGAGCGCGAGGTCACCGTGGCCCGGCTCATCGACCGCCCCCATCGCCCGCTCTTCCCCAAGGGCTTCCGCGACGAGGTGCAGATCATCGCCACCGTGCTCTCCGCCGACGGCATCAACGACCCCGACGTCCTGGCCGTGAACGGCGCTTCGGCCGCGCTGCACATCTCCAGCGTGCCCTTCATGGGCCCCATCGCGGCCGGACGCGTGGGCCGCATCGACGGACAGTTCGTGCTCAACCCGCCCTACCAGATCAGCGCCGATCAGACCGATCTGAACATCTTCATCGCCGCCTCCCGCGACGCCGTGGTGATGGTGGAGGGCGGGGGCAACTTCGTCTCCGAGGAGCTCATCGCCGAGGCCCTTGAGTGGGGCCACCAGCAGATCATCCCCCTTATCGACATGCAGGAGGAGCTGCGCGAAAAGGCCGGCAAGGCCAAGATGGCCTTCACCCCCCCCGTGGAGAACGAGGCCCTCAAGGCCGTGGTGGCCCAGGCCGCCCAGGGAGGCCTGGAGGCCGCCCTCTCCATCATCGACAAGATGGAGCGCCGCGCCGCCCGCAAGGCCCTGCGCACCCAGGTGGTGGAGGCCGTGAAGGCCGCCTTCCCCGAGGAGCCCGCCCTGGCCGGCAAGGCCGCCGAGATGCTCGAAGGCATGGAGAAGAAGTTCATGCGCCAGCGCATCAAGGATACCGGCGTGCGCATCGACACCCGCGACACCAAGACCGTGCGCCCCATCGAGATCGAGGTGTCCATGCTGCCGCGCACCCACGGCTCCTGCCTCTTCGCGCGCGGCGAGACCAAGGCCCTCTGCGTGGCCACCCTGGGCTCCACCGGCGACGAGCAGCGCATCGAAACCCTGGCGGGCGAATCCTCCAAGCGCTTCATGCTTCACTACAACTTCCCGCCCTACTGCGTGGGCGAGGTGAAGCCCCTGCGCGGCCCCTCGCGCCGCGAGATCGGCCACGGCCTCCTGGCCGAGCGCTCCATCGCCCCGGTGCTCCCCGCGCCCGGCGAGTTCCCCTTCACCCTGCGCATCATCTCCGAGGTGATGGAGTCCAACGGCTCCTCCTCCATGGCCACGGTGTGCGGCGGCTCCCTGGCCCTCATGGACGCGGGCGTGCCCATCAAGGCCCCCGTGGCCGGCGTGGCCATGGGCCTGATCAAGGAAGACGACCAGTTCATCGTGCTCACGGACATCCTCGGCGACGAGGACGCCATGGGAGACATGGACTTCAAGGTTGCCGGCACCGCCGAGGGCGTCACCGGCATCCAGATGGACATCAAGATCACCGGCATCCCCCAGAACGTGATGCGCCAGGCCCTGGAACAGGCCCGCGAGTCGCGCCTGCACATCCTGGGCAAGATGAACGAGACCCTGGCCGCGCCGCGCACTGAGCTCTCGCCCTACGCGCCCCAGCTCACCGTGGTGGAGATCAACCCCGAAAAGATCCGCGAAGTGATCGGACCTGGCGGCAAGGTGATCAAGGCCATCACCGCATCCACCGGGGCCTCCATCGACATCGACGACTCGGGCAAAATCTCCATCTTCGCCCCCACCCAGGAGGCCATGGAGCGCGCCAAGGAAATGGTGCTCTTCTACGACCAGAAGGCCGACGTGGGCCGCAACTACCAGGGCAAGGTGAAGAAGATCATCGACTGCGGCGCGGTTGTGGAGATCCTGCCCGGCCTGGAAGGCCTGGTGCACGTCTCCCAGCTGGACATCGGCCGCGTGGAGAACGTCACCGACGCCGTGGCCATGGGCCAGGACCTGGAAGTGAAGGTGATCGCCGTGGAGCCCAACGGCCGCGTGCGCCTCTCGCGCAAGGCCGTGCTGCTTGAAGAGCAGGGCGAAACCATCGACCTCAACGACTTCGCGGCGCCCTCGCGCCCGCGCGGCGACCGTGACAGCCGCGGCGGCGACCGCCGGGGTGGCGACCGCGGCGGCCGCGACCGGGGCCGCCGCTAGGCGACCCGAGGCCGGATACGGATAGATACGAAGGGGGGCGAAAGCCCCCCCTTTTTGTATTACTTCTTCCCCCGGGTTCGGGTTGGGCTAGGCAGCCACCTGCTTCCAACTGGAGGAGTGCGGGGACAGGCTACAGCTTCTTCATTTCTTTATTTTTCTTTTGTTGCCCCTCAAGCTTTGACAATTCTTTGGAGTCATACTCTACTCCTGATTCAATCTCAAAGTTATTTCCAGAGATATAAGCTATAATTCTTGTGCTTTTTGTTTCCCACTGGACAT
This sequence is a window from Fundidesulfovibrio magnetotacticus. Protein-coding genes within it:
- the truB gene encoding tRNA pseudouridine(55) synthase TruB codes for the protein MTDSPSSPRPPQQHGVLVLDKPKGPTSARCLEVIKRRLGQKKIGHAGTLDPMATGVLVVCLGEATKLAGYLTEGFKVYTGHLRLGQTTDTFDAEGRVTAEAPWEHVSPEAARDAVRAWMEKTTQEIPPYSAVKVDGQRLYKLAREGRDVPEVIKPVRVFDAETLHVELPLIHFRVKVSPGAYVRSLVHSLGTRLGCGAHLTELTRETSHPFGLSEAVSLDDLVDNPDRLAERLIPLEKALPHWPRLALSEAQARAVRDGKRLPLEDLPGPETRAVLVTPDGLPVALAEPQDLDGARRWAILRGLNPA
- the rpsO gene encoding 30S ribosomal protein S15 produces the protein MVMNADDKLKVIEEYKTHEGDTGSPEVQVALLTSRITYLTDHFKAHAKDYHSRTGLLKLVGQRRKLLNYLKNKDVNRYRTLIARLGIRK
- the pnp gene encoding polyribonucleotide nucleotidyltransferase; amino-acid sequence: MGLLDKAIRLERTVGSNAIMMETGRMANQADGSVWVQCGGTVVLVTVCSQSLEFDKGFFPLTVEYQEKLYAAGRIPGSYFRREVGRPSEREVTVARLIDRPHRPLFPKGFRDEVQIIATVLSADGINDPDVLAVNGASAALHISSVPFMGPIAAGRVGRIDGQFVLNPPYQISADQTDLNIFIAASRDAVVMVEGGGNFVSEELIAEALEWGHQQIIPLIDMQEELREKAGKAKMAFTPPVENEALKAVVAQAAQGGLEAALSIIDKMERRAARKALRTQVVEAVKAAFPEEPALAGKAAEMLEGMEKKFMRQRIKDTGVRIDTRDTKTVRPIEIEVSMLPRTHGSCLFARGETKALCVATLGSTGDEQRIETLAGESSKRFMLHYNFPPYCVGEVKPLRGPSRREIGHGLLAERSIAPVLPAPGEFPFTLRIISEVMESNGSSSMATVCGGSLALMDAGVPIKAPVAGVAMGLIKEDDQFIVLTDILGDEDAMGDMDFKVAGTAEGVTGIQMDIKITGIPQNVMRQALEQARESRLHILGKMNETLAAPRTELSPYAPQLTVVEINPEKIREVIGPGGKVIKAITASTGASIDIDDSGKISIFAPTQEAMERAKEMVLFYDQKADVGRNYQGKVKKIIDCGAVVEILPGLEGLVHVSQLDIGRVENVTDAVAMGQDLEVKVIAVEPNGRVRLSRKAVLLEEQGETIDLNDFAAPSRPRGDRDSRGGDRRGGDRGGRDRGRR